The Cupriavidus necator N-1 DNA window GCAACGTGCGCGCCATCCTGCTGCGCGGCAAGCCCGAGATCTTTACCGCCGGCAACGACCTGGAAGACTTCATGCAGCGCCCGCCTAGCGCGGGCGATGGCGCCGAGCAGGCGCCGGTGTTCCAGTTCCTCTACCAGATCAGCCACGCCACCAAGCCGATCGTGGCAGCCGTCAGCGGTGCCGCGGTCGGGGTGGGCACCACCATGCTGCTGCATTGCGACCTGGTCTATGCGTCCGATACGGCCAAGCTGTCGCTGCCGTTCGTGCAGCTGGGCCTGTGCCCCGAGGCGGCCTCGAGCCTGCTGCTGCCGCGGCTGGTCGGCTACCAGCGCGCGGCCGAGAAGCTGCTGCTGGGCGAGGCTTTCAGCGCGCAGGAGGCGCTGGAGATCGGGCTGGTGACGCGGGTGCTGCCAGTGGCCGAGCTGCACGATTTTGCGCTGCAGCAGGCGCGCAAGCTGGCGGCCCTGCCGGCGTCTTCACTGCGCGAGACCAAGCGGCTGATGAAGGCGGGCGATGTGGCGGCCGTGGAAAAGCAGATGGCCGAGGAGGGCGCGGTGTTCCGGAAGATGCTGGTGGCGCCGGAGGCGAAAGAGGCGTTTGCTGCCTTCTTCCAGAAGCGCAAGCCGGATTTTACGAAGTTTGAGTAAGCCGGTCGGAGCCCCGGAAAGGAATAAAAGAAGCCGCCTGCGTTACGCGCAGACGGCTTTTTGCATTCGGGGCCGAGGCGCTCAAGCCGACGGCAACACCCGCGGCTGCCGCGATTCATCTGTCGCCACATACGTCAGCGTGGCCTCCGTAACCTTGACGATCTCATTGCTGTGGCGCATCCGTTGCGCATAGACCTCGACCGACACCGTGATCGAGGTACGGCCGGTCTTGACGATGTCCGCATAAAAGCTGACCAGGTCGCCAACGAACACCGGATGCTTGAACAGGAAGGAGTTGACCGCGACGGTGGCCACGCGGCCCTGGGCGCGTTCCACTGCCGGGATCGAGCCGGCGATATCCACCTGCGCCATGATCCAGCCGCCGAAAACGTCGCCGTGCACATTGGCGTCGGCGGGCATGGGCACTACGCGCAGAGCGGGATTCTTGCCGGCGGGCAGGGCTGGGACGGTGTGGGGAGCGTTCATGACGGTGTGTGGTGGACTGCGGAAGGGGCGGGGCGCGGCGAAAGACCCTTCGCCTGCCACGTAATGCGAACTCTGCGACAATCGCGCATTGGCCCGAATTCTAACGTATGCGCCGCTATTCCACGACCGCTGAGCCGGCCCCC harbors:
- a CDS encoding acyl-CoA thioesterase → MNAPHTVPALPAGKNPALRVVPMPADANVHGDVFGGWIMAQVDIAGSIPAVERAQGRVATVAVNSFLFKHPVFVGDLVSFYADIVKTGRTSITVSVEVYAQRMRHSNEIVKVTEATLTYVATDESRQPRVLPSA
- a CDS encoding enoyl-CoA hydratase, which gives rise to MSIRTGIEQGILTIEFDRIDKKNAITAAMYQAMADALRAAETDRNVRAILLRGKPEIFTAGNDLEDFMQRPPSAGDGAEQAPVFQFLYQISHATKPIVAAVSGAAVGVGTTMLLHCDLVYASDTAKLSLPFVQLGLCPEAASSLLLPRLVGYQRAAEKLLLGEAFSAQEALEIGLVTRVLPVAELHDFALQQARKLAALPASSLRETKRLMKAGDVAAVEKQMAEEGAVFRKMLVAPEAKEAFAAFFQKRKPDFTKFE